ACGGCTTCGATGAGGCCTTTTTGCGGCAAGGCATTCGTCCGTTTGTCAGCTTGAAGGAGAAAGGCAGCGGCTTGGGATTGGTGATGGTGCAGCGCTTCGCCAAAGACCTGGGCGGCCAGCTCAAACTGGACAACGATGCCGCCGGCCACGGCCGGGTCAGCCTGAGCTTACCTTTGATTTGAAACGACACACCCGCACAAATTCCAGCAATGCGCCAGCGAATACCCGTAAGTCGCATACAATGCCGTAACTCGCAAACCAGCCATAACCATGATGACCAATACCCTGTTAATTATTGAAGATGAAGCCCTGTTAGCCTCCGAATTGGCGCGTTACTTTAGCAAGGGTGGCTGGGAAGTCAGCATTGCCCATTCCCTGCAACAAGCCGAACAGTTTCTCAGCGGACAAGCGCTGGACCCGCTGGTGGTGTTATCGGATATGAACCTGCCGGACGGCAACGCGCTGGATTTGCTGGAGAAACTCAAACCGGAAATCGGCAGCAGTGAATGGGTGTTTCTGACCGGCTACGGCAGCGTCGCCGATTCGGTGCGCGCGGTGCGCCTGGGCGCGTACGACTTTATCGAAAAACCCTGCTCGCTGGACCGCTTGAATCTGTTAGTGGAAGGCGCCGCCCGTAGCGCTCGCGCCCAACGCCGCCTGGAACAACAAACCGCGTCGCAAAACCATCAATACAGCATCGACAGTTTGATCGGCTCCAGCCCGGCCATGAACCAGCTGCGGGCCATGCTGAAACAAATTGCCAACGTGCCCTTCTCCAGCCTGATCGTCAGCGGCGAAACCGGCACCGGCAAGGGCATGATCTCCCGCATTCTGCACTATTCCGGCAGCCGCGCCGCGGCACCCTTGGTGGAGATCAACTGCGCGGCCCTGCCGCGCGAATTGTTGGAAGCCGAATTATTCGGTTACGAAGCCGGCGCCTTTACCGGCGCGAAAAAACGCCATCGCGGCCTGTTCGAGCAAGCGCATACCGGCACGCTGTTTTTGGATGAAATCGGTGAAATGGACCTGGATTTGCAAAGCAAGCTGTTAAAAGCCGTGGAAGATCTACGCATCCGCCGGGTGGGCGGCGAAACCGAGATAAACATCGATGTCCAAATCATCGCCGCCACCAACCTGGACCTGGTGGAAAAAGTGGCCGAAGGCTTGTTCCGCCGCGATTTGTATCATCGCTTAAACGTCATCAACATCCGCATGCCGGCCCTGCGCGAACATAAGCAGGACCTGGATCAATTGGTGCCGCAATTCATCGCCGAATGCAATCGCAAATCGGCCAAGTCGGTCAGCCACATTCCGGAGCAAGCCTGGCAGATGCTGAAAAGCTACGATTGGCCCGGCAATATCCGCGAGCTGCACAATGTGCTGGAGCGCTGCGTGTTGTTGTCCAACGATCATAATTTGCCGGTGGAATGGTTGCAGCTACAAGCCCCGCAAGCGACGACGGCCACACACAACGCCAAAGTCAATCAGGAAGGCGTGTTCATTCCGCTGGACGGCAGCATCAGTCTGCACGAAATGGAAAAATTCATCATCCAGGAAGCGCTAAACCGTAATGACGCCAACGTCACCGGCGCGGCGCGGATGCTAGGCACCACCCGGGAAACATTACGCTACCGGGTACAGAAGTATCATTTGAAATGTAAATTTTGAGCAGAGCTGGTGCGGGTTGGCTAATACGGGAGAGATTTATCTCGGGCAAAAAAATGCGCCCTGCCTGTCCGAAGAACTTCGACCAAACAGA
The window above is part of the Methylomonas sp. ZR1 genome. Proteins encoded here:
- a CDS encoding sigma-54 dependent transcriptional regulator, translated to MTNTLLIIEDEALLASELARYFSKGGWEVSIAHSLQQAEQFLSGQALDPLVVLSDMNLPDGNALDLLEKLKPEIGSSEWVFLTGYGSVADSVRAVRLGAYDFIEKPCSLDRLNLLVEGAARSARAQRRLEQQTASQNHQYSIDSLIGSSPAMNQLRAMLKQIANVPFSSLIVSGETGTGKGMISRILHYSGSRAAAPLVEINCAALPRELLEAELFGYEAGAFTGAKKRHRGLFEQAHTGTLFLDEIGEMDLDLQSKLLKAVEDLRIRRVGGETEINIDVQIIAATNLDLVEKVAEGLFRRDLYHRLNVINIRMPALREHKQDLDQLVPQFIAECNRKSAKSVSHIPEQAWQMLKSYDWPGNIRELHNVLERCVLLSNDHNLPVEWLQLQAPQATTATHNAKVNQEGVFIPLDGSISLHEMEKFIIQEALNRNDANVTGAARMLGTTRETLRYRVQKYHLKCKF